The genomic region TTTAATGAGGTCGGCATTTCTTTTTTTAACAATTCAGCAATTGTTGCTAAATCAGTTAGTAATGTTTGATAGCGGGCTGCGGATAAAGTCACCATAATGCTCTGATCTAACTCATTCACTAATTTAAAAACAAGCGGTTTTAATTTTCGTCATTTATCAGTTAAAGTTAAATAAATACTTTTTTTATTATTTTCGGGACGTTTTTTTACAATGTAACCCTTTTGAACGAGTTTTTTGGAAATAATAGTAATATTAGCTCGTGATTGATGAACAACTTGGGCTAATTCGTTCAGCGTATAATCTGGAAAGCGTTCAATTAAAATTAATAGCCAAATGTTTGAAATTTGAAAATCATGATAACCGTGCTTTTGCAATTCATTTTCAATTTGTTGGGAAAAAACTTTATTAATAAAACCCAAGTAACGAAAAAGAGTTCCACCGCATTCTTCATTTTCTGGTCGTATCTTTTCCAAATTAATCTCCTCCTAAATGATTTTTTCCATGATTTATTTTTTCTTATCTTAACATAGAATTTACAATGATCTACTAAAAATGCAAATTTTTATTTTTGTGATATTTTTTTGAAACAATATGTTACAAATTGATTAGCAGATGCATAATCTGTTATTGAAATTGATATTTTATAAAAATATTTTGTTAAATCATAATTTGGAATAGTAAATGTTAATTTTTCATTTTCCTCAGGATGTATACTGTAAAATTAAATCATAAAAAGTTAACTATTAATTTAGTTAACTTTTTTAAGTTAATTTTTAAGTTAATTATAGGAGGTTGAAATTATGCAAATAAAGCAATATTTAATTTTGCGGTCGTTAGTAAAAAAGTATGGTAAAGATATTGTTATTAATACTGTCAATAAGATTGCAAATGATATTGAAATTAAAAAGTAAAGAATAAATTATCCCGCTTAATTTACAATCTTTAATTAACTTTCAATTACTTCCAACTGGTGGTTGTTGTGGTTTGGGTTCTGGTTTATTACTCGCCGTTTTCACTATTATTTGGTATTTACAATTTACAAATTTAAATATTTCTAATTTTGATAAAAATGACGCCATTTTATCTAATCTTCTTTTATGTTATTTTCCAGTAGTTCTTGTGCTGCTAAACGAGCAATCATTGCAGCATTATCCGTACAATATTCTAATTTTGGGATAATTACCTTTAAATTTGGGGTTGCCAAATTTAAAATTGCTGTTCGTAATGCGCTATTAGCTGAAACCCCACCAACTAACGTAACCTTTTGCGGTTGAAAATTTTGAATTGCTAATTTTGTTTTCCGCATAATAATATCAACACATGTTTTTTGAAATGTTGCACAAAAATTAGACAGATTAATTTTAGTATTGCGTTGTTCTTTTTCAATTAAATTAGCGACTGCTGATTTTAATCCACTAAAAGAGAAATTATAACTATGGTCATTTAATGGCAGCGGCAAGTGATATTGTCCTAATTCACCTGCTGCTGCTAACTTATCAATAATCGGGCCGCCAGGGTATCTTAAATCTAGCATCCGGGCAACCTTATCATAACACTCACCAATTGCATCATCCAATGTTGATCCTAAAATTTCAAAATCCAAATTTTTTTTCATTAATATTAACTGAGTATGGCCACCACTAACTAGCACTGCTAAAAGAGGAAATAAGAAATCGTTATCGATCGCGCTAGCATAGATGTGACCATATAAATGGTTTAAAGGTAAAATTGGAAGCTCTAAATAATTAGCTAAAGTTTCAGCTATTATTTTCCCAATATGTAAAGCTCCAATTAAACCTGGTTTTGCTGTGTATGCAATGTATTGTAATTCTGTTATCTTAATATTAGCTTTTT from Spiroplasma endosymbiont of Polydrusus cervinus harbors:
- a CDS encoding MarR family winged helix-turn-helix transcriptional regulator; amino-acid sequence: MEKIRPENEECGGTLFRYLGFINKVFSQQIENELQKHGYHDFQISNIWLLILIERFPDYTLNELAQVVHQSRANITIISKKLVQKGYIVKKRPENNKKSIYLTLTDKWRKLKPLVFKLVNELDQSIMVTLSAARYQTLLTDLATIAELLKKEMPTSLK
- the tsaD gene encoding tRNA (adenosine(37)-N6)-threonylcarbamoyltransferase complex transferase subunit TsaD; protein product: MVIFAIETSCDETSIAIFKNGKILANIISSQIKEHTKYGGVVPELASRLHLKNFSYVLLEALEKANIKITELQYIAYTAKPGLIGALHIGKIIAETLANYLELPILPLNHLYGHIYASAIDNDFLFPLLAVLVSGGHTQLILMKKNLDFEILGSTLDDAIGECYDKVARMLDLRYPGGPIIDKLAAAGELGQYHLPLPLNDHSYNFSFSGLKSAVANLIEKEQRNTKINLSNFCATFQKTCVDIIMRKTKLAIQNFQPQKVTLVGGVSANSALRTAILNLATPNLKVIIPKLEYCTDNAAMIARLAAQELLENNIKED